CCTGCAGGCTGGGATGTACTGATTTATCCCTTTCATGAAAGGTGAGTGCTGACTGGCATGCCCTGCcatagaaaacagacaaacaaacagagcgGCCTCTTCAAGAGAACAGTGAGAGGCACTGCCTGAGGCACTGCCCAAGCCTGCCGGTGACCAAGAGACtcagcaggcaggagagatgggcAGTGGTTGTTCCCTTGGGTCTTCAAGTGACCTAGGATGCTAAGGAGAGGGAAATGGATAGCCTACACTTTGGGAATTTAAGCTCTGTTATTAAAATGTCAGTgactgaagctgggcagtggtggtgcacgcctttaatcccagcacttgggaggcagaggcaggcagatttctgagttcgaggccagcctggtctacagagtgagttccaggacagccaagagctacaagagaaaccctgtctcggaaaaaaaaaaaaaaaaaaaaaagtcagtgactGGTGGGCACAGTGGCATGGACCTATACACCTAGCTACTCAGAAGCCTGAAGCAAGGTGACCACTAGAGCTCAGGCTTGGAGACCATGGCAGGACCCCACCTCAAACACGcttgtgtgcgtgcacacgcacacacacacacacacacacgcgcgcacacacacacacaattgtttaCCCTCCATTCTCCCCTCCTGGCCTGTACTGTTCTTAACCAGCAGGATGGTAGAGTATGGGGAGGCTGCTGTGCACAGGGACTGGCGTGCCCTGTACTTCCTTTAGCTAACCTTTTCCTGACTTGACTCACCTTCTcaagggtgggtggggtgggtgacaCTTCTAGATTTTTTGAGATTCCCGCGTGGGTTTGTAATTCTCAAAATGCTATTCAAAGCCCAGCCTGGATTCTTCTCACTTGCTCTTTTCTCTAGGAAAGGGCATTGGTGCCCTCCAAGGGGAGATGAAGCTGTGCAGCTGGTTCAgacacctgcctgcctccattATCGAGTTCCAGCCCACGCTCCGAACTCTTGCACATCCCATCAGCCAGGAGTACCTGAAAGACACACTGCAGAAATGGATCGACATGTAAGCAGGCAGGAAGCACCCCTGAGGCTTGACCTGCACGCAGCCTTCAAAGTGACCACACCTGGGAGGCATAAGCTGGTTCTCAGTCATGGGGTAATGTGCCACATGCCCACTACCCTCTCAGGGTACACTGCTACCTGTGGACCCTTAGTACCTACAATGGGAGAATCGGGAAGCTATTTTTTCTGTGGGCTAGACAGAaggttcagcagttaaagagcacttgctgttcttccagaaaacttgggttcagttcccagagcctgTTTCAGGCAGATCACATTCACCTACCTAACACCAACTCCAGGGGTGCTGTTGCATCTGACCTTGGAGGGCACCTCCATTCATTTATGtccacctgtgtgcacacacacacacacacacacacacacacacacacgcgaacacacacacacacacacacacacacacacacacacatgcgcacgcgcgcacattttgaaataaagtcttttaaaagNaacacacacacacacacacacacacacacacacacacatgcgcacgcgcgcacattttgaaataaagtcttttaaaagataattattttccaTAACAGTTAAGTAAAGGTTTTTCTCCTTATGCTCAAGTACCAAATAccctgagtttttgttttaagtgttgGCTCTGATGCCGTGCCACGAGGCTCTAGACAAAAGTTGGCCTGGTGTGCTAAGAGtactagccaggcatggtggtgcacgcctttaatcccagcactccggaggcagaggcaggtaggtttctgagttcgaggccagcctggtctacaaagtgagttccaggacagccagggctacacagagaaaccctgtctcgaaagaaaaaaacaaaaacaaaaaccaaagagtaCTACAGGCTCCCAGCGTGTCCAGCTAGAAATGTGCCAACTCAGGTCAGAGGTTTCAAAGGGAGCCATAAGAATTTTTCTTAACAATGATGTGAAAACTACAAATGAATACCAGGTGTGCTGGCATACGCCTTCAATCCTAGcattccagaagcagaggcagacagatccctttgagtttgatgccagcctggactacatagcaagttccaggtcagtcaggaaTACATAGTcaatcaaaaaaacaagaaatacaaCAAAAGTCATGGACCCAGTGCAGCTTAAGGAAAGTGGTCTTGTTACAGGTGCAATGAAGACATTAAAAATGGCATTGGCAGTCTGCTTATGTACGTGAAGAGCATGAAGGGTCTGGCGGGCATCAGAGATGCCATATGGGACTTGCTCACCAACGAGTCTGCCAGTCACAGCTGGGAGGTGGTGTGTCAGCGGCTTCTGGAGAAGCCGCTCTTGTTCTGGGAGGACCTGATGCAGCAGCTCTTCCTGGATCGGTTACAGGTACAGTGGGCATCACTTGGACCACCCCACATTCGAGCCTCATGTGGCCTTTTGACTATGTTAAAACCTCCCTCATTTATTGAACGTTTTCTTtccctatttctttttatttctttttttttttttttaattttatttatttaatgagtgttctgctgcatatacatccttctgccagaagagggcatcagatccccctatagatggttgtgagccaccatgcggttgctgggaattgaactcaggacctctggaagagcagccagtgctcttaaccgctgagccatctccccagccctctttccCTATTTCTCACCAAATCTAGAGTTCCTAAAGGTAGAAGAGAGAGCAGGCTTTGTGGGGTGCTGCTCAGTGACGCTGTCTTTGCTCTCTGCCACACTGTGTTGATGGTACTGGTTctttttctcatcactgtgaccaaatggCTGACAGAAATAACCTGAGAATGATGTAGTGTTTTAGCTGAGAGTTGTGAGAGTCCAGTGCATGGTCATTTGGCTGTTTAGGAGCCAGTGGTGAGACAGAGCTCGTGACCTGAGTATGTGGTAAAGCCTCACCTCatgacagacagaaagcagatgtGATGGAGTTGGGGGGCAGGGACAGATACATACCCTCAGAACACACCCCAGTGCTCTTGCTTTAGTTAAGCCCACTCCAGAAGTTGTCATAACCTCCCTAAGTAGTGCCACCAACTGAGACCAAGCTGTTAACACCTGAACCTGTGGGCATTCCACAGTCAGGCTTCAAATGGTCACTGTGAGTGTGGAAGAGAATGTTCTGAATGCCAGGATAAATTATCATTTCAACTCATTTGGAGATTTCCATTAAGTAACGATGGCTAaaactctcttctccttctctacaGACACTGACCAGAGAAGGCTTTGAATCCATCTCCAACAGCTCCAAAGAGCTTCTAGTCTCAGCTTTGCAGGAACTGGACACCAACAACTCCACATCGAATAAGCATGTCCACTTTGAGCAGAAcatgtctctcttcctctggtcTGAGAGCCCCAGCGATCTGCCTTCTGATGCTGCCTGGGTCAGTGTAGCAAACCGGGCTCAGTTTGCCAGTAGTGGCCTCTCCATGAAAGCCCAAGCTATCAGCCCTTGTGTCCAGAACTTCTGTTCTGCCCTGGATTCTAAGCTGAAGGTTAAACTGGACGACCTCCTGACCTACCTTCCCTCCAGTGACACACCATTGCTCAAGGATACCACCCCTATGCACCAGGCTAAGAACTCTGCCTTTGATAGATACGCAGATGCTGGGACCGTGCAGGACATGCTGCGTGTGCAGTCCGTGGCCTGCATCAAGTCCGTTGTGGGCTGCATCCAGGCAGAGCTGCGGACCATTGAAGAAGTCACACGGGACCGAAAGGATGTCCTTCACAGCACCAAGCTGCATGCAGTCCTCTTCATGGCCAGACTCTGCCAGTCCCTGGGAGAGCTGTGCCCTCACCTGAAGCAGTGTATTGTGGGAAAGTGCGGGGGTTCTGAGAAACCTGCCAGGGAGGCAAGGGCTCTAAAAaagcagggaaaggggaaagctCAAGATGTCCTCCCCACGCAGACCCAGTGGCAGGAAGTGAAGGAAGTCCTGCTCCAACAGAGTGTCATGGCCTACCGGGTCTGGAGCTCGGCGCTTGTGGAAGTGAGTCACAGGGCTTCTTGGTCTTGCTGCCCTCGATGAGGTTTAGAGACAAGTAATGCTTACTTCATGGCTGCTATAGCATGTATGCGAGGCAGCTCAGATGGAAGATCTTTCCTGTTCCTCAGCCTAGATTTTACAGCATGCTTTCCTCTTGCCAAGCTGGCCAGGGAACCCTGCTTCTTGCTCTTCTGTCAGTACCAGTCTTCTGCCCATCCCTGGTCTCCCACGGGGTGACACTTGGCATCACTACAATGGCAAGCAGCTACTCCTTTGGTGATTGTTAACTTGCCAGGAAAGTGCTGGCTGCCTACCACCCACACACTGGTCCTTTTAAACCAACACTACAAAAGCCCTGGGGAACTAACGTGGCCGTTCTCTTTTTACCACCAGTTTCTGATTTGTGGATTCACTCGATCACTGCTTCTAAGTGATGCTGGCTCGGTCCTGGCCGCTGCCACCAATTGGGATGAACTAGAAATTCAAGAGGAGACAGAGTCTGGCAGCAGTGTCACGTCTAAGATCCGCCTCCCTACTCAGGTGAGTTCATCCCACTGTCAGTATTTGGGCTGCAAGAGGGAGCCAACAGCTCTGGGGAAGCAGACTGGTTTGGAAAGCCATTTCCACATGGACCATCTGAGGAGCAGCTGAGTGGTCTTCAAGTAGATGCATAACTGGAGAGAGGTCAAGGTGCTTTAGTGAGGGATGCACGTGGCCTGCTGGATGCACTTAGCAGTGTGCTGTGTTCTTATCTTTCAGCCATCCTGGTACGTACAGTCCTTCCTGTTTAGCTTATGCCAGGAAGTTAATCGGGTTGGAGGCCATGCTTTGCCAAAGGCCACCCTACAGGAGATGTTAAAGACCTGCATGGCCCAAGTTATAGCTGCCTATGAGCAACTCACAGAGGAAAACCAGGTAAAGGTCGGTATCCAGACGGACAGACCTTTGTCTTGGATTTGGCTGGTTTGTTCCAAGGGTTCGGACTAGAATCATTGCCCAGCCCAACCCCACGCTCCATGTTCTCAGGAGAGGCATTCACTTCTGCAGGGTGACTCTTTCTCAGGGTCAGGTGGCATCACCAAGTTCATTGTTCAGGTCTGGTCGGCAGGGTAAAGCTTTCACCGTAAAAAGCGCCGAGTTTTGAGCCCAGTGCCACCATTCGCTTAAGCAGGCTCGGGGCAGGTCTTTAAACCCCAGGATCTACTCAGGATCAACTGTAAGCAGGGAGAATAAGGAACAGTGGAAGCTACCAAGAGGTTCCCTTTAGGATGGACGGGGAGGTCCTAGCCTCTCAGCCCCCACCGCACCTGTGACTTTGACCCTTCAATCATCCTCCTTCACTGGGAACATTTAAAGGCCACTCCTGACTTAGAGAAGGATCCAGTGATGTCCTGAGCATTGCCGCTTTGCAATGGTCATCTTCATGGAGCCGGCCTTTAAGGGCTGGGTCTCTTCCATGCTctgagatgttttattttgttttgttttgttgtttttaatttaattttatttgcaactaattttttatttttttcttttggtttttcaagaaaggcgtgcaccatgcccggcttgtaattcattttttacactccatattccattccctgcccctccacaTCTACCCTCtgaatgttccacatcccacacctcctccccaccccacctgacctctaaactccctggggcctccagtctcttgagggttaggtgcatcatctctgagtgaacacagacctggGAGTCCTCATGCTCTAAGATTTTAAGACCAGGGTTCTATTTAGCACATCTGAGACAGACCTGGCCCTGTGGGTGTCAACAGCACCTTCTGAAACTGTACCAAGCTATAGTGCCAAGC
This sequence is a window from Mus pahari chromosome 14, PAHARI_EIJ_v1.1, whole genome shotgun sequence. Protein-coding genes within it:
- the Cog1 gene encoding conserved oligomeric Golgi complex subunit 1 isoform X3 produces the protein MAAATAASSALKRLDLRDPNALFETHGAEEIRGLERQVRAEIEHKKEELRQMVGERYRDLIEAADTIGQMRRCAEGLVDAVQATDQYCARLRQAGSAAPRVPRAPQPQPPSEKFYSMAAQIKLLLEIPEKIWSAMEASQHLRATQLYLLCCHLHSLLQLDSSSSRYSPILSRFPILIRQVAAASHFRSTILHESKMLLKCQAVSDQAVAEALCSIMLLEESSPRQALTDFLLARKATIQTLLNQPHHGAGIKAQICSLVELLATTLIQAHALFYTLPEGVLPDPSLPCGLLFSTLETVTRQHPTGKGIGALQGEMKLCSWFRHLPASIIEFQPTLRTLAHPISQEYLKDTLQKWIDMCNEDIKNGIGSLLMYVKSMKGLAGIRDAIWDLLTNESASHSWEVVCQRLLEKPLLFWEDLMQQLFLDRLQTLTREGFESISNSSKELLVSALQELDTNNSTSNKHVHFEQNMSLFLWSESPSDLPSDAAWVSVANRAQFASSGLSMKAQAISPCVQNFCSALDSKLKVKLDDLLTYLPSSDTPLLKDTTPMHQAKNSAFDRYADAGTVQDMLRVQSVACIKSVVGCIQAELRTIEEVTRDRKDVLHSTKLHAVLFMARLCQSLGELCPHLKQCIVGKCGGSEKPAREARALKKQGKGKAQDVLPTQTQWQEVKEVLLQQSVMAYRVWSSALVEFLICGFTRSLLLSDAGSVLAAATNWDELEIQEETESGSSVTSKIRLPTQPSWYVQSFLFSLCQEVNRVGGHALPKATLQEMLKTCMAQVIAAYEQLTEENQVKKEGAFPMTQNRALQLLYDLRYLTMVLSSKGEEGRSGRSKADSRIEKMTDGLEALIDPFDLDVFTPHLNSNLNRLVQRTSVLFGLVMGTENQFASRSSTFNSQEPHNILPLASSQIRFGLLPLSMTSTRKARATNRGIDTQAQDTVH